The genomic stretch CGGACAACACCCAACGTGGCAGGTCCCGGCGCGATCAGCCTGGGCCGGACTGGCCCACCCTGATCACCGCCGGCCCCTCCACCGCGCCGAGGACCTCCCCCAGCCGGGCCGCATCCCGCGACCCCGGCGCCGCGGTCAGCATCACCGCCGCCAGGTCATCACCGGGGATCGCGATCAGGTTCCCGGCCAGCGTGAGGGAGTCCCCGTCGGACTGGACGAACCTCGCACTGCTCTCGTACGCCACCACCGGACGCGGCGCCCGCCACAGCGCGTCGAACCGCCGGCTCCGGGCCCGCATCTCATCCACCATGCCCGCCAGCGCGGCATCACCGGGGTACCGCAGCAACGCGGCCCTCAACTGGGCCACCTGGATCACCTCGTGCGCGGTCGCGTCCGCGTCGGACTGCTGGAAGGCAGCGAACGGGTGGCAGAAGATCCGCCAGGCCACGTTCCAGTCCCACCGCTCCCCGGGCAGGTCCCAGTGCTCCAAGGCCAGGAACCCGCTGTTGACCGCGACCACGTTCATCGCCGCATCCGTGACGATCATCGGGGTGTCGGCGAACCGCTCCAGCAACCGCGTCGCCCCCGGCCCGAGGTCGGTCGGCACCGCCCCGTCCGCGGCCGCGTACCCCGCCAGCGCGCAGAGCCGCTCGTAGTCCGCCCGGCTCGCCCGCAGGGCCCGGGCGATCGCCCGCACCACACCCGCCGAAGGATGACTGCGCCCCTGCTCCAGCCGGCGCACGTAGTCCGCGGACATCCCCGCGAGCTCACCCAGCTCCTCCCGCCGCAACCCGGGCACCCGCCGCCCGCCCACCGGCAACCCGACCGCCCCCGGGTCCGTGCCCTCCCGCAGCTGGCGCACGGCCGCACCGAAGTCCTGACCTGCCACAGCGCCAGTCTGCCCGGGCAGGCGCTGTTCGTCGCCGTCGGACGACCTCACCTGGTCAGCAGGTCTCGGATCGTGCCGACGACGAGCGCGGGGTCCTGCTCGGCCATGAAGTGCCCGGCCGACGCGGTCCGGTGCACCAGGTCCGGCGCCCACGCACCCCACAGCGCCGCGGCATCGAAGCCGAGGGCGCTCCCCCAGTCCTGCTGGAGCACCGCCACCGGCATGGTGAGCCGCCGCCCGGCGTCCCGGTCGGCCCGGTCGTGGTCGACGTCGATGCCGGCGCTGGCCCGGTAGTCGGCCACGATCGAGGGCACCCGTTCGCGGCTGGCCCGCAGGTACTCGGCGCGGACGTCGTCGG from Modestobacter roseus encodes the following:
- a CDS encoding helix-turn-helix domain-containing protein → MAGQDFGAAVRQLREGTDPGAVGLPVGGRRVPGLRREELGELAGMSADYVRRLEQGRSHPSAGVVRAIARALRASRADYERLCALAGYAAADGAVPTDLGPGATRLLERFADTPMIVTDAAMNVVAVNSGFLALEHWDLPGERWDWNVAWRIFCHPFAAFQQSDADATAHEVIQVAQLRAALLRYPGDAALAGMVDEMRARSRRFDALWRAPRPVVAYESSARFVQSDGDSLTLAGNLIAIPGDDLAAVMLTAAPGSRDAARLGEVLGAVEGPAVIRVGQSGPG